DNA sequence from the Parasphaerochaeta coccoides DSM 17374 genome:
TTCGGAGAAGTCCTTGTCCAGCTTGATGATCCCCGTTCAAAGAAGGTCTATCGTGAAGGAGAGGAAGTATCCATCGCTTTCACGCCGGACAGGGTGCGTTTGCTGAGTAAAAACGAAGATTAGAACCAACAAAGATTACTGGACGCGCTCATGCGTGTCGATGCATCCTCCCGTACATGTGGCGGGAGGATTTTTTGTAGTTTTTCCGTTGCAGGTTCCTTCCATTTCACCATCAGTCATCATCCTGGGGATTTTTCATAGCTCCTATTGCATCTCTGTACGTTGGCGCTAATCTGTTTATGGGTTAAGGGTCTCCGCGCATTTTCCAATAAGCGTCAGAAGCATGGACGTTTCTTCTTGAGTCAGTTTCGCTGTCACGGAATCATAAAAGGCATACTGCGCTTTGTGCAGCACTTCTGCTGCCGGTTTGCCTCGCTCAGTGATTGTCAGATGTTGAAGGCGTCTGTCGTCTTTGTCACCTGAAACGATTAGATAGCCTTTGTTCACAAGCAATTCCACAGCCTTGCTCACATATGGCCGAGACACGTCACGATATAAGGCCACGTCGCGGGCGGTGTCAAATTCGGGGTTCTCCCGCAAGAAACACAGAACATCAGCCTCCGGCAAAGTGAGTTTAATGGTTGCTGCGGCTTTTGTCAGCGCGCTTTCATACATCCGCTTTATTAGCTTGGCGTAAAGGTAAAAGTTGCCTTCGAATTTGTATTCTTTCATAGGATTTTGCTCCCTGTGATTTTCTCAAATACCTTGAATCCGCTTTCCACAGCGCGGTGGGTGCCGACACCGAAACCCTCTACGTCATTGCCTACGCAATACAAGCCCCCAATCGGGAGGTTGCAGGTCGGGCGGTCACCGTCGCTTTGCCCGATAGAGTTCGCAATGCCATAGCTTTCACCGCCTTGTCCGTCAAAGACTTTATCTACGCCGAATGTACTGACTTCCTTTAGTCCCATGACTTCTCTGCGCTCAATAACGCCTTCCTCAAAGAGCTTTGGGAACAACATCTTCATTTTGCCCTCGACGTATTCGAGGTATGGCGATAAATCCTGTTCGGGTTCCGGATGGCTGCTCATAACGGCGTATATGACCTGCTTCTTGCCATTGGCGGATATTGTCGGGAATACTGACTTTGAACCAATGTAGATGTAGTTGCTCGTCGGCTTCTTTTTGCCGTCGCGCATCAATTCGAAGTCGTGCCAAGTCTCAAGACAATTATACGGGAAATACACGTACGTTGAATGCTCAAGAACCTTTTGGGTCGTGAAGAAGCGATATCCTACATCCGCAAGGTTGCTCTGCAAGCCACGGATTCGTTCGGCGTATTCTTTTGGGAATTTATCCGCTCCCACATACCTGAACACGGTCTGCCTTAGTCCGGCATTCGATATTATAAGCGGAGCGACAAAGCTTTCTCCGTTCTCAAACGTTACGCCCACTGCCTTGCCGTCCTCAGTGTCGATTGACTTAACACGAGTGTTCCAGAGGATTTCACCGCCATGTTCCGGGACGACTTCCACCATTTTTGTAAAGAAGCCTCCTACACCGCCCTCGTAGTAACGGGGTTGCGGGTGGTCTTTGCTCATAAGGAGTTGAAATATCCTGACTAAATGCGATGCCGGAACCTTGTCGCTTGTCATCTCAAATGCGCCTTCACCGAATGATGCCGTGACGAATACGCGCATCGCCTCCGGCATTTTTAGGCTGTTCATATACTCAAGAGCGGAGATGTGTTCGAGCTTCTTCCAATCCTTCTCTTTCATTTTTGACAGTTTACGCATAACAAGCCCGGCTTGAATCGCACCGATACCTTTTATCCCCACTGCTTTGAAAGTTGAAAAATCGCTCACATCGAGAGGCCGGACTTTACCGTCGCGACCTCCGTAGAGAATGTTCGTTTTATCAGCGGGTACTTCGGCGGCAACATTGCGGACAGACTTGCCGACAGTGGCGGAGAGTTTCTCGAAAAGCGATGGCGCGTTTGGCACGAGGTTCAGCGGAAACATCTCGTATGTATGCCCATCGCGGTATATGGACATCATCTTGCCGCCTGCCGAGCTGTTTTTATCAACGAGCAAAACACGCTTGCCGGAGTTTGCGAGCAGAGCCGCAATAGTTGAACCTCCCGGACCCGCTCCAATGACAATTGCATCAAACCGCTTGCTTGACATATGAATTGACCTCCAGAGGAATGTTTCTGATATAATTGTTTCTACGGAAATAATTATATCAGAAACCGGAAGAGATGCCAAACAAAATTTATCCGATCACCAAAATTCTGCGAGTGATACAAATA
Encoded proteins:
- a CDS encoding MarR family winged helix-turn-helix transcriptional regulator, yielding MKEYKFEGNFYLYAKLIKRMYESALTKAAATIKLTLPEADVLCFLRENPEFDTARDVALYRDVSRPYVSKAVELLVNKGYLIVSGDKDDRRLQHLTITERGKPAAEVLHKAQYAFYDSVTAKLTQEETSMLLTLIGKCAETLNP
- a CDS encoding phytoene desaturase family protein, giving the protein MASLPVSDIIISVETIISETFLWRSIHMSSKRFDAIVIGAGPGGSTIAALLANSGKRVLLVDKNSSAGGKMMSIYRDGHTYEMFPLNLVPNAPSLFEKLSATVGKSVRNVAAEVPADKTNILYGGRDGKVRPLDVSDFSTFKAVGIKGIGAIQAGLVMRKLSKMKEKDWKKLEHISALEYMNSLKMPEAMRVFVTASFGEGAFEMTSDKVPASHLVRIFQLLMSKDHPQPRYYEGGVGGFFTKMVEVVPEHGGEILWNTRVKSIDTEDGKAVGVTFENGESFVAPLIISNAGLRQTVFRYVGADKFPKEYAERIRGLQSNLADVGYRFFTTQKVLEHSTYVYFPYNCLETWHDFELMRDGKKKPTSNYIYIGSKSVFPTISANGKKQVIYAVMSSHPEPEQDLSPYLEYVEGKMKMLFPKLFEEGVIERREVMGLKEVSTFGVDKVFDGQGGESYGIANSIGQSDGDRPTCNLPIGGLYCVGNDVEGFGVGTHRAVESGFKVFEKITGSKIL